A window from Telopea speciosissima isolate NSW1024214 ecotype Mountain lineage chromosome 8, Tspe_v1, whole genome shotgun sequence encodes these proteins:
- the LOC122672489 gene encoding uncharacterized protein LOC122672489, translating into MEAKKVLSLYPNVMQWNDSAGQEAFNNAKHRFWATINGLPFDIDLPDPDTYINEIDWNCTVDQDLLADLDRALLHSDDDDEKEEKSVLIGDSVFFLNQLVPCSGWGDDAEEDLARIEDNTADNPWECECAAWRNLLDNNTTWGDTRGSSLLKKKKKKNTNNWENPKPNGINASWGNISRYSCGPISHHGSREAGQLVIVDPGKQAICGVGRIPITGRIQNPAG; encoded by the exons ATGGAAGCGAAGAAGGTTTTGTCACTATACCCGAATGTGATGCAATGGAATGATTCAGCTGGCCAAGAGGCCTTTAACAATGCCAAGCACCGGTTTTGGGCAACTATCAATGGCCTCCCGTTCGATATAGATCTCCCTGATCCAGACACATACATAAATGAAATAGACTGGAACTGTACTGTTGATCAGGACCTGCTAGCAGATTTAGATCGAGCACTACTACATTCTGATGATGACgatgagaaagaggagaagtCTGTGCTTATTGGTGATTCTGTCTTCTTCTTAAATCAACTAGTTCCATGCTCCGGATGGGGTGATGATGCAGAGGAAGATCTAGCCAGAATTGAGGACAATACTGCTGACAATCCTTGGGAGTGTGAATGTGCTGCTTGGAGGAATTTGTTAGATAATAATACCACATGGGGAGACACCAGAGGTAGCtcattgttgaagaagaagaagaagaagaataccaATAACTgggagaatccaaaacccaacgGGATTAATGCAAGTTGGGGAAACATTTCCAGGTATTCATGCGGGCCAATTAGTCATCATGGATCCAGGGAAGCAG GCCAATTAGTCATTGTGGATCCAGGGAAGCAGGCAATCTGTGGAGTTGGGAGAATACCAATAACTgggagaatccaaaacccagcaGGATAA